One segment of Clavelina lepadiformis chromosome 2, kaClaLepa1.1, whole genome shotgun sequence DNA contains the following:
- the LOC143445467 gene encoding uncharacterized protein LOC143445467 encodes MLNIILVLMLVVWGKMTIVAVVDASDMSCLVGTRISSGKNISMQISDDIASKSCGGNEFVCGSYLYFNKTDDDTVFVQSGRCISRNETKYHGCGFLKQNTENSLMYKCEYLECDYGTNCNEWILDDLNSYFYFPAYCHLGDRVFSENRTIKYSDNFVDWTSCQTGDFCGNFQYLNHTNDETFFVQQSRCVPWYELPSEQNCASLRNEKESLPGDVGYCRFRSCFGVSRACDSGDLYRDPDPCPSLEPGDFPLLPGCSTKTAWNLVTNCINETFGNSSNKFDICRRTDIDSSDLSRLSSCVYLVFHNCLQPACPSVLEAHPRLTEIVQVLEQAFNDYWYHWSSLTAHIRQETKIDFEPYTRDICEFVLTDPDQILALFDDVCDDTTLKDLIKWGQEVVEETQKATNYADICAAFRIFDTRLFDAANFRCDLDRISEVFQPIASGFGEIIENGIKLFIETQPSHKALECEEVENPLNCHQGYNAFSADKSRFYEGNLTVRACKPKQLCGLTGFINNSDPSKPVFVEIGECVPLDEVTYYNCERSRELFNLSDESFLNCTFITCNSTRCTASKLTPKTSPTHNASAPESPPDCYQFYHSTSACGQRKAWVCDYVQWKYQIITKFLPLYLSYTDGNETFPGNFLPCSPFQNDICTNVDQMKCIENNGCQLCFCADNLYKDSASINQMWKDDYSFWQNFMAHYKYVLKTHGEDNSQC; translated from the exons ATGTTAAATATAATCTTAGTGCTGATGCTGGTTGTTTGGGGTAAAATGACCATTGTTGCTGTCGTAG ACGCCTCTGACATGAGCTGCTTGGTTGGTACCAGAATATCTTCTGGAAAAAACATCAGCATGCAAATTTCAGATGATATTGCATCTAAAAGCTGTGGTGGAAATGAATTTGTATGTGGCAGTTATTTGTACTTCAATAAAACTGATGATGATACAG TTTTCGTGCAGTCAGGACGCTGTATATCTAGGAACGAAACTAAATATCATGGCTGTGGATTTTTGAAGCAAAATACAGAAAACTCATTAATGTATAAATGTGAATATCTTGAATGCGACTACGGAACAAATTGCAATGAGTGGATTTTGGATGATTTAAATTCat ATTTTTACTTCCCAGCGTACTGCCATTTGGGAGATCGGGTTTTCAGTGAAAACCGAACCATAAAATACTCTGACAATTTTGTTGATTGGACCAGTTGCCAAACTGGTGACTTTTGCGGAAATTTTCAATATCTAAACCACACAAACGATG AAACATTCTTCGTCCAACAATCGCGTTGCGTTCCTTGGTATGAATTACCTTCTGAGCAGAATTGTGCGAGTCTTCGAAACGAAAAAGAATCGTTGCCTGGTGATGTTGGATATTGCAGATTTCGATCTTGTTTTGGTGTTTCAAGAGCATGTGACTCCGGCGATTTGTACCGAGACCCAGACCCGTGCCCTTCACTGGAACCTGGTG ATTTTCCATTGCTACCTGGTTGTTCAACGAAAACCGCCTGGAACTTAGTTACAAATTGTATTAACGAAACATTTGGGAACTCATCAAacaaatttgatatttgcagaag AACAGACATTGACAGCAGTGATCTAAGTCGTTTAAGTAGTTGCGTCTATTTGGTTTTTCATAATTGTCTTCAACCAGCCTGTCCTTCCGTATTGGAAGCGCATCCACGTTTAACAGAGATTGTCCAG GTTTTAGAACAGGCTTTTAACGACTATTGGTACCATTGGTCAAGCCTCACAGCGCACATTCGTCAGGAGACTAAAATAGACTTCGAACCTTACACCAGAGATATCTGTGAATTTGTTTTAACTGATCCGGATCAAATCCTTGCCTTGTTTGATGATGTTTGTGACGACACAACACTCAAAGATCTCATTAAATGGGGCCAGGAAGTGGTTGAAGAAACGCAAAAAGCAACCAATTACGCAGATATATGCGC GGCTTTCAGGATTTTTGACACGCGACTTTTCGATGCCGCAAATTTCCGTTGTGACTTGGACAGAATTAGCGAGGTTTTTCAACCAATTGCATCTGGTTTCGGTGAGATCATTGAGAACGGAATTAAATTGTTCATCGAAACTCAACCAAGTCACAAAGCTCTGGAATGTGAag AAGTAGAAAATCCATTAAACTGCCATCAAGGCTACAATGCATTCAGTGCTGATAAGTCAAGGTTTTACGAAGGCAATCTCACGGTGCGTGCATGCAAACCCAAGCAACTATGCGGCTTGACTGGTTTTATCAACAACAGCGACCCCTCTAAACCAG TTTTCGTGGAGATAGGAGAATGTGTTCCACTCGATGAAGTGACTTATTACAACTGCGAACGATCTCGTGAATTGTTCAATCTCAGTGATGAAAGTTTTCTTAATTGCACTTTTATTACTTGCAATAGCACCAGATGTACTGCAAGCAAACTCACACCAAAAACTTCACCGACCCACAATG CATCAGCACCAGAATCTCCACCTGACTGCTACCAGTTCTATCATTCGACCAGCGCTTGTGGTCAGAGAAAGGCGTGGGTCTGTGACTATGTACAATGGAAATACCAAATCATAACCAAATTCCTTCCATTATATCTCTCTTACAC TGACGGCAACGAAACTTTTCCTGGAAATTTTCTACCTTGCTCTCCATTTCAAAATGACATTTGCACAAACGTTGATCAGATGAAATGCATTGAGAATAATGGATGCCAATTGTGCTTCTGTGCTGATAACTTGTACAAAG ATTCAGCCAGTATTAACCAAATGTGGAAAGATGATTACAGCTTTTGGCAAAACTTTATGGCACATTACAAATACGTTCTGAAAACCCACGGTGAAGACAACAGCCAATGCTGA
- the LOC143446741 gene encoding uncharacterized protein LOC143446741, translating to MSTVSDSSADVQIDEITSVTEMIPDSPDSPVQQSSPAPYVPIVRPGEQGAPAPMPQSADLADIQATVLQPVHRLFRPFKTTVTMPTLAVPAPPTTSAEDLLLWFQQLDELFQLVPDFEFMSKILTMVAATPAFHMAPLMKYISNGVTDKTLEYEQFKQFLHARLILEIPSNM from the coding sequence ATGTCGACGGTATCTGATTCCTCCGCTGACGTTCAAATTGACGAAATCACTTCAGTTACTGAGATGATTCCCGACTCACCCGATTCACCGGTTCAACAATCATCTCCCGCGCCGTATGTGCCGATCGTCAGACCTGGGGAGCAAGGCGCTCCTGCCCCCATGCCCCAGAGCGCTGATCTAGCAGATATACAAGCTACGGTGTTACAACCAGTACATAGACTATTTCGGCCGTTTAAAACAACCGTTACAATGCCGACCCTTGCGGTTCCTGCGCCGCCAACCACTTCGGCTGAGGATCTACTACTTTGGTTCCAGCAGCTGGATGAACTGTTCCAGCTGGTTCCTGATTTTGAGTTTATGAGCAAAATCCTTACCATGGTAGCAGCCACACCTGCTTTCCACATGGCCCCCTTGATGAAGTATATATCCAACGGGGTTACGGACAAAACCCTGGAATACGAacagttcaaacaatttttgcatgcccGGTTAATCTTGGAGATACCCTCCAACATGTAG